The proteins below are encoded in one region of Lactuca sativa cultivar Salinas chromosome 3, Lsat_Salinas_v11, whole genome shotgun sequence:
- the LOC111886501 gene encoding glutathione S-transferase T2-like, whose protein sequence is MNKEVMLFNDLWNNMKRQRKSGESDEVILKKALKVYQKENLKVFKFLKVWNFLKDKRKWLSSKTSDEHIDSGSKRSRTSESDHTTSDARVQFDLNKDEPVPVSPPSRPMGRDKSKSKGKGKASDSDYLKEMGSDMKGIKDRMDKILKISSERELRKQMESDMRILAMDTSNMTGAGLEVVLAMKEEVKNRYINRS, encoded by the coding sequence ATGAACAAGGAAGTCATGTTGTTTAATGACTTGTGGAACAACATGAAACGTCAACGGAAAAGTGGAGAAAGCGATGAAGTGATTTTGAAGAAAGCGTTGAAAGTGTATCAAAAAGAAAATCTGAAGGTTTTCAAGTTTCTTAAAGTTTGGAATTTTTTGAAAGATAAAAGGAAATGGCTGAGTAGCAAAACATCAGACGAGCATATCGACAGTGGGTCAAAACGCAGCAGAACATCTGAGTCCGACCACACTACATCAGATGctcgtgttcaatttgatctgaaCAAAGATGAACCTGTTCCAGTTTCACCACCTTCCCGACCAATGGGAAGAGACAAATCAAAAAGCAAAGGCAAAGGCAAAGCGTCAGATTCAGATTATTTGAAAGAAATGGGATCCGACATGAAGGGTATAAAAGACAGAATGGACAAGATTTTGAAAATTTCTTCTGAAAGAGAACTTCGGAAACAAATGGAGAGCGACATGCGAATACTAGCGATGGACACGTCGAATATGACTGGGGCCGggcttgaagtggttttggcgatGAAGGAGGAAGTGAAAAACCGTTACATCAATCGTAGCTAA
- the LOC111886523 gene encoding DET1- and DDB1-associated protein 1, with protein MGSWIVGNWPSFDPHNFSQLRPNDPSAPSKKTPITYHPTHERTLPPPDQVISSDAKNILLRQFYERGDEKLRPKRAAPENLAPEQECKHPRGSSSDPLS; from the exons ATGGGGTCGTGGATTGTTGGTAATTGGCCTTCCTTCGACCCCCACAACTTCAGCCAACTTCGCCCCAACGATCCGTCTGCTCCTTCC AAGAAGACACCAATTACATATCATCCAACTCATGAACGAACTCTTCCACCACCTGACCAAG TAATATCTTCGGATGCCAAAAACATACTTCTGAGGCAATTCTATGAGCGTGGTGATGAAAAG TTGAGACCAAAGAGAGCTGCCCCTGAGAATCTGGCACCCGAGCAAGAATGCAAGCATCCAAGAGGTTCTTCTTCAGATCCTCTATCATGA
- the LOC111886481 gene encoding uncharacterized protein LOC111886481 — protein sequence MLRCYWISFLLSLSCSLGVLHGSIGDADPSYRSCLIDCEEIGCVGDTCLPHCNISSNGTPLDGPWYMQEPQWDCQSDCRYHCMLKKEQERASSGQKPVKYHGKWPFKRVFGIQEPASVAFSALNLAMHFHGWLSFFILLHYKLPMKPDKKPYYDYAGLWHLYGLLALNSWFWSAVFHSRDVELTEKLDYYSAIALLGYSLIVSILRSFNVRLEAARVMVSAPLIAFVTTHILYLNNYKLDYGWNMKVCVSMGVAQLLIWGIWGGISHHPSRVKLWFVIVLGALAMLLEIYDFPPYQGFIDAHAVWHATTIPLTYMWWSFIKDDAQLRTSFLLNKVK from the exons ATGCTACGTTGCTACTGGATCAGTTTCCTTTTGTCACTTTCTTGTTCCTTGGGTGTTCTTCATGGAAGCATCGGTGATGCTGACCCCTCATATAG GTCATGCCTAATAGACTGTGAAGAAATTGGATGTGTGGGAGATACATGCCTTCCACACTGCAACATCTCATCTAATGGTACCCCTCTAGATGGTCCTTGGTACATGCAAGAACCTCAATGGGATTGCCAAAGTGATTGTAGGTACCACTGTATGTTAAAAAAGGAGCAAGAACGTGCATCATCTGGTCAAAAACCAGTCAAGTATCATGGAAAATGGCCTTTTAAAAGGGTATTCGGAATTCAG GAGCCTGCTTCTGTTGCATTTTCTGCTCTGAATTTAGCAATGCACTTTCATGGGTGGCTTTCCTTCTTCATTCTTTTGCATTACAAGCTACCTATGAAACCAGATAAAAAGCCTTACTATGATTATGCTGGTTTATGGCATCTATACGGGCTTCTAGCATTGAATTCCTGGTTTTGGAGTGCTGTTTTTCACAGTCG AGATGTGGAATTGACAGAAAAGCTAGACTACTATTCTGCAATTGCATTGCTTGGATACTCGCTGATTGTATCCATATTAAGAAGCTTCAATGTGAGGCTGGAGGCTGCAAGAGTCATGGTTTCTGCCCCTTTGATTGCATTTGTCACCACCCACATTTTGTACCTCAACAACTACAAACTTGATTACG GGTGGAACATGAAAGTGTGTGTTAGCATGGGAGTTGCACAGCTATTAATATGGGGAATATGGGGTGGAATAAGTCATCATCCATCACGTGTAAAACTATGGTTTGTGATAGTGTTGGGTGCATTAGCAATGCTTttagaaatatatgattttcctCCATACCAAGGATTTATTGATGCACATGCGGTTTGGCATGCCACAACAATCCCACTTACTTACATGTGGTGGAGTTTTATAAAAGATGATGCTCAGCTTCGAACATCTTTTCTACTCAACAAGGTAAAATAA